A genome region from Gemmatimonadaceae bacterium includes the following:
- a CDS encoding TetR/AcrR family transcriptional regulator, which yields MSNASEGSLPDSSPSRARREREKAETRRLILEAARGLFTTVGYAHTSMRRIADKIGYTATAIYHHFKDKDALLNELCLYDFRALGEALRSMDQIPDPITRLRLMGQNYVKFALAHPQQFRFMFLVERPIPGPDQVTIEGGEDGYQFLVNNLREGIEQGRFRPEFKDPEMLAQIVWSSVHGLAAIHLMAPGKSHPWMNLRDPDETARQLCEVVLRGLLRDPND from the coding sequence ATGTCAAATGCAAGCGAAGGATCGCTCCCAGATTCGTCCCCGTCGCGCGCGCGGCGGGAGCGCGAGAAAGCCGAGACCCGCCGGCTGATTCTCGAGGCGGCGCGTGGGCTGTTCACGACCGTCGGGTACGCGCACACGTCGATGCGCCGCATCGCCGACAAGATCGGGTACACGGCCACGGCCATCTACCACCATTTCAAGGACAAGGACGCGCTGCTCAACGAGCTGTGCCTGTACGACTTCCGCGCCCTGGGCGAGGCGCTGCGCTCGATGGATCAGATCCCCGATCCGATCACCCGCCTTCGCCTGATGGGGCAGAACTACGTGAAGTTCGCGCTGGCCCACCCGCAGCAGTTCCGGTTCATGTTCCTGGTGGAACGGCCGATCCCGGGTCCCGACCAAGTAACCATTGAAGGCGGTGAGGACGGTTACCAGTTTCTGGTCAACAACCTCCGCGAGGGGATCGAGCAGGGTCGCTTCCGCCCGGAGTTCAAGGATCCGGAGATGCTGGCGCAGATCGTCTGGTCCAGCGTCCACGGCCTCGCCGCCATCCACCTGATGGCGCCCGGGAAGAGCCACCCCTGGATGAACCTCCGCGACCCGGATGAAACCGCGCGCCAGCTTTGCGAAGTAGTGTTGCGCGGGCTCCTGCGCGATCCGAACGACTGA
- a CDS encoding SDR family oxidoreductase encodes MFSLKGKRALVTGGSRGIGAAIARTLAEAGADVCIGYHKRTKDAKNVVAECKAKGVKAVAYASDIGTRVGAEKLVVHTVKELGGLDIFVGNAGIWPVEEVLAADMADDRWRRTMRENVDSMFFTTRAALKVMDPGGRVVLIASTAGQRGEAMHSDYGASKGAMISFVKSIAIEVARQGITVNAVAPGWVDTEMCDVPYADGGRDRIAAGIPVGRVATPEDIAFPTVFLCTDEARHITGEIVNVNGGSVLCG; translated from the coding sequence ATGTTCAGTCTCAAAGGCAAGCGCGCGCTCGTCACCGGCGGATCCCGCGGCATCGGCGCGGCGATCGCCCGGACCCTCGCCGAGGCCGGCGCCGACGTCTGCATTGGATACCACAAGCGCACCAAGGACGCCAAGAATGTGGTGGCCGAGTGCAAGGCGAAGGGCGTGAAGGCAGTCGCCTATGCCAGCGACATCGGCACCCGGGTCGGGGCCGAGAAGCTCGTCGTGCACACCGTCAAGGAACTCGGCGGGCTCGACATCTTCGTTGGCAACGCCGGCATCTGGCCGGTGGAAGAGGTGCTCGCGGCCGACATGGCCGACGACCGCTGGCGCCGCACGATGCGTGAGAACGTCGACTCGATGTTCTTCACCACGCGCGCCGCGCTCAAGGTGATGGATCCCGGCGGCCGCGTGGTGCTCATTGCCAGCACCGCCGGCCAGCGCGGCGAGGCGATGCACAGCGATTACGGCGCGTCGAAGGGGGCGATGATCAGCTTCGTGAAGTCCATCGCCATCGAGGTCGCGAGGCAGGGAATCACCGTGAATGCCGTCGCGCCGGGGTGGGTGGACACCGAGATGTGCGACGTGCCGTACGCGGACGGCGGGCGCGACAGGATTGCGGCGGGGATTCCGGTGGGGCGCGTGGCGACGCCGGAGGATATCGCGTTCCCGACGGTCTTCCTGTGCACGGACGAGGCGCGGCA